In Gigantopelta aegis isolate Gae_Host chromosome 14, Gae_host_genome, whole genome shotgun sequence, the following proteins share a genomic window:
- the LOC121388189 gene encoding tubulin beta chain-like, with protein MREIVHMQAGQCGNQIGTKFWEVISDEHGIDPTGTYHGDSDLQLERINVYYNEATGGKYVPRAVLVDLEPGTMDSVRSGPFGQIFRPDNFVFGQSGAGNNWAKGHYTEGAELVDSVLDVVRKESESCDCLQGFQMTHSLGGGTGSGMGTLLISKIREEYPDRIMNTFSVVPSPKVSDTVVEPYNATLSIHQLVENTDETYCIDNEALYDICFRTLKLTTPTYGDLNHLVSATMSGVTTCLRFPGQLNADLRKLAVNMVPFPRLHFFMPGFAPLTSRGSQQYRALTVPELTQQMFDAKNMMAACDPRHGRYLTVAAIFRGRMSMKEVDEQMLNVQNKNSSYFVEWIPNNVKTAVCDIPPRGLKMSGTFVGNSTAIQELFKRISEQFTAMFRRKAFLHWYTGEGMDEMEFTEAESNMNDLVSEYQQYQDATAEEEGEFDEEEGEAEEA; from the exons ATGAGGGAAATCGTACATATGCAAGCCGGACAGTGCGGAAACCAGATTGGAACCAAG TTCTGGGAAGTGATCTCCGACGAGCACGGCATCGACCCAACCGGCACCTACCACGGCGACTCCGACCTCCAGTTGGAGAGAATCAACGTCTACTACAATGAAGCTACAG gtGGTAAATATGTCCCTCGTGCTGTGTTGGTCGACTTGGAGCCCGGAACTATGGACTCCGTGAGATCCGGACCTTTTGGTCAGATCTTCAGACCAGACAACTTCGTGTTCGGTCAGAGCGGTGCTGGCAACAACTGGGCCAAAGGTCACTACACAGAGGGCGCTGAACTCGTAGACTCAGTTCTGGATGTTGTTCGGAAGGAGTCGGAGAGTTGTGACTGCCTTCAGGGATTCCAGATGACACACTCGCTAGGTGGCGGCACTGGTTCTGGTATGGGTACCTTGCTTATCAGCAAGATCCGCGAAGAGTACCCAGACAGAATCATGAACACATTCTCAGTCGTCCCATCACCAAAG gtaTCAGATACAGTGGTTGAGCCCTACAACGCTACCCTCTCAATCCATCAGCTGGTTGAGAACACAGACGAGACATACTGTATCGACAACGAGGCTCTGTACGACATTTGCTTCCGTACCCTGAAACTGACCACCCCAACCTACGGTGACTTGAACCATCTGGTGTCTGCTACCATGTCCGGAGTCACAACCTGTCTCAGATTCCCTGGTCAACTGAACGCTGATCTTCGCAAACTGGCAGTCAACATGGTTCCATTCCCACGTCTCCACTTCTTCATGCCAGGTTTTGCCCCACTTACCTCCCGTGGAAGCCAGCAGTACCGCGCCCTGACAGTCCCTGAGCTCACCCAGCAGATGTTTGACGCCAAGAACATGATGGCTGCCTGTGATCCACGTCATGGCCGTTATCTCACTGTTGCCGCCATCTTCCGTGGCCGCATGTCCATGAAGGAGGTTGATGAGCAGATGTTGAATGTCCAGAACAAGAACAGCAGCTACTTCGTCGAATGGATCCCCAACAACGTGAAAACAGCCGTCTGCGACATCCCACCACGTGGTCTCAAGATGTCTGGTACATTCGTTGGTAACAGCACCGCCATCCAGGAGCTGTTCAAGCGAATCTCCGAGCAGTTCACCGCCATGTTCAGGCGAAAGGCTTTCCTCCACTGGTACACTGGTGAGGGTATGGATGAAATGGAGTTCACTGAGGCAGAGTCCAACATGAACGACTTGGTCTCTGAGTACCAGCAGTACCAGGATGCTACCGCTGAGGAGGAGGGAGAGTTTGACGAGGAGGAAGGAGAGGCAGAAGAGGCATAA